The following nucleotide sequence is from Petrotoga olearia DSM 13574.
TTTTATAAACACTTTTGTTCCTAATATGGTTTATCAGGTTGTATCTGCTGTTTTGGGTTTGATCGTTGTGATGTTTGTGTATAGAGATCAGGTGAAATATGTGTTTGATTTAGGGATTGATTTGATGAGGGAAGTGAAGGAGAGGGTTGCTAGCAGGTGAGAAATTAGCGCCCTTCCCCCGCTGCCCACCCATTTTTAAGGAATGGGCCCTACGGTCCCTTAAACTCGGGGGAGTAAGGGGGTTACGACCTCCAGCTTGTCCATCTTAGGCCACCTAACTTACTTTGGGGGTATCATTTGAGGTGGTTTTGTTATAGAATTAAACAGGTGATTATATGGAAAGAAGAAAATATATAATAATATCATTAATTTTTTTAATTTTTTGGGTTGGAGTTATTTTGTTTTTTGGAACAAGAAATCCAGAGGAATCTTCAAATCAATCTTATTTTGTCTATAATGTTATTAAATCAATAGATAATGTATTTGATTTTTCAGATACAAAATGGTTTAGAGAGATAGAAGTATTTTTAAAGAAGTTGTGGCTTGGAGATCAATATGCTGATTCCATAGCACTTGTTAGAAAAAGTGCGCATTTTGGAATATATTTTATACTTGGTGTGTTTTCTTGGTTGTTTGGATATTTGTATTCAAAGAGATTATTGATAGGGACTTTACTTGGAGTATCTTTACCAGCACTTATAGCTGCATTAGATGAATATTCTCAAGAGTTTGTTGGCAGAGGTTCTTCATTGAATGATGTTCTTATAGATATTTCAGGAGCTGTTTTTGCTAATATAATAATTTTGGTAATTTATGTGGTTTATAAGATTTGTAAGGAGATTTATCTAAGGTATAAATAAAACGCTATCCATTTTTAGATAGCGTTTGAAGTTACTAAATGAAAAGTGTACCACCCTATCACACAATTCCTGTATAATGAATTTGGTAAAAAAGATTATTTCAATATTTCTTTTAATTCTTCCATGGTTATTTCTAGTAAATTATCTCCTATGTAATCTATCGTTTTTTCATCCGCTTTTCTTATCTTATCTTTTATCTCTTGGGTTAATTCGTTAC
It contains:
- a CDS encoding VanZ family protein yields the protein MERRKYIIISLIFLIFWVGVILFFGTRNPEESSNQSYFVYNVIKSIDNVFDFSDTKWFREIEVFLKKLWLGDQYADSIALVRKSAHFGIYFILGVFSWLFGYLYSKRLLIGTLLGVSLPALIAALDEYSQEFVGRGSSLNDVLIDISGAVFANIIILVIYVVYKICKEIYLRYK